TTTACTTGATCGTTTATACGTTTTCGACTACGCTGCTTATTTGACTGTGGTACTTATTCGGCAGCGATGCTTCTTTGACTGTAGTACTTATTCGACTATGATGCTTATTGACTGCGTTACTTATTCGGCAGCGATGCTTCTTTGACTGTGGTCACTTATTCGAATCGATTCTTATCGACTGTGCTATAGCCTAGTACTTACCTTCGAGCTTAGCTTCTAGTTCACTTCTAGAAAGTTGTTTCAAATCTTGATCCCTTACAGATGACGAATCtatatgaaaaagaaaaaagtatataaatataattgttatgCATATCTTATTAATTTAGtgtcattttatttatcataatttttctataaaaatgttcaacattttattattgtactaaAGGCGGCTTTTGTTCGAGCGGCGTAGCGGTGCTTATCGAAAAGAAAAAGTTTTGGTAAGGCTTGTATGTGACGTTCATTCATTCGTTCGTACgatcattgtttttgtttattttattcgtTTTTAATTCAATATATTAAACAGAGGCGCCTCATTCGTATTTAAGttataatttaacattattaagtatgattaattcattattaatttaattaattaatttatatcaacattCGAAATTGTACGAATCAGAAGATCTCCGAGAgcgaaaatatataataaatacaataaatatttaaatcttTGTTATGTTGGCAGTATCACCGTAAATacgtttataatataaaataagttaaaaatactgATGTCTTATAAGTATTGAAAGAAACCATTGTCGACAACGGTATGCTCTACTGCAAGGCTTATGTAGGATTCAATAGACTGAAGTTTTTCTTTCATTACTTCTACAATTCAgatagtaaaaataaatacagtaatcaaaataaagattaaaaattataatgctTTTGTTAAATTGCTTCTACCAAATAGTCTACAATTTATGACATACCGAGACAGCAAAGTCTATAATTAAACAGCTAATTAGAAAACCAGTGAGGCTAGCTATCTGGTACGAATTGTGTCAAATTAGATAGAAACGTTTCTAATTAAACAACCATTAAACTCTAAACATAAAGCCTTGCATAATTTGATGCAAAACAttattaccattattttaaTCACAATTTTGATTAGAATCTTACAGTAAATTTGAAACTATTGTATTTGTAACAAAGGCCACTGTTCATTAGGACCAATAGAATGAAAATTATGTATAACATTGAATGCGGAGTTAGGTCATTAAAATCGGATAAAAACTCGAATTAAATTCACAACGTGTAAATTAGCTTTGGTCTGTAAAACCATAAAACTTTACCTTTTATTAAGAGTTTTGtatgaaatatatgttttgttacGAAACTGTTAATTAAATTCGTTTATAGATCCaggaaataaacaaaattaaacattttttcaaaagaaattAACAATTGGGTCGACGCAAGTAGTTTTATGTGACGTAAACTCTACAGATTATTATAGTAATAGTCATTAATTTACGCGTGTAGGTTGTTAACAATTTTATGTCTTAAGTCCAATAAcacataaatttaaaattaaaaaataattactacTTGATGAAGTTCTCTGCAGTtcgtatttgttttattattgttttgtttgtttaatggTGAGAAAAAGTCtcaataaatgttataattttcttgtactatactgtatttgtttattaatacaaGGCGGGCCAATATTTGGCTATttaagcccggcgcacactatAGCTATTGGCTGATACAACCGGCACGAGGAACACTTGGTTTAAGGTAGTGTTAGTCAGAGGAAAGTATCAATCTTCGTAGAACGGGGTTTAGAGGTGttccatttttattgtttaattaaatgatattgaattaaagaaattgttattttattcttACATTGAAGATAATCATCATTGTAAAGTAAAGTACAGTtaaatttgaatgttttgatttttttatttatttgacgaTCAAAACGATAAACAAAATCAGATTTTTCGTTTAATTTGTAATCTTCTGCTGTTCGTATAATGGATGGTTAGAATGGAGTTGAAGTTACTAAGTTTGAAGATGAATGATTGTGATGACAATTAAAACGACGATTGATGATGTGGATGAGGGTGGTGTACGATTGTTAAGATAAACGTGAGAATGGATGGCGAGAATGAGAACTGTGGGAAAGTGATTTAATAATGATGAAGATAAAATAATGTCAATGTGGGGGAATAACCGGTGACGCACAGCGTACAGGGCCGGCTGAATTGTTCACATTTTGAGACAACACATACGTCTCTTCACTGCCACCAAATGGCTCTCATTCGTCTGTCCAGAGAGGGCTGAGATGGACAAGTACTCCTCTTCCGAAGGATGGaatgggttctttaaagtgaatACAATCCGGAAAAGATAATTGAACCCGTGCCGATTGTATAGCTGCAGTTTACACCAGTGCCCACACATGTGCGCAATTCATACCTTCAAAACTTGCAGCCCTCCTTTTAGTACGGATTGGCAAACATCTTCCTCGTTGTTCGCCAAAACTGTCAACACATTTGGTCTATGATtacaaaaaaactaaattagTAATGCTAAGATATAGGCTAATACTTTTCTCTCATTTCAATGTATTTCCTCCACCAAGATCACAAGGGATGCTATATTACAACATAAATATCAAAGTTATTTGATATAATATCTAAAAATCAAGCAATACAACTCCAGCTTAGATTTAATTACAGGAAAATTAACTACTAAGTCGCGAATGTAAATACAGCTCAATGCATTAATAACAAACTAAATTCATCATTGCCTTTAATCAGGTCGGTTTGAAATGTATATCGCGCATAATCAGTAGGGACAGGTATACCTAACCATGTACCACAACAACAGTAATTATACATTAATAACTTAATACCAATTCGTCTCAATTGAACGAATGGCATTATAATCAATTAGTCATAGATATGTTTGTTTATGCCACATTTTATTCTTGTTTATGTTCACACGTCCTACACATTGGCTATAACATGATGTGTAAAAGAAACCAATTTTGAATCTTCAATTTAAAAGATCAAACTATGTTTATTAAAAGCCCAAAAGGCCAACACGTTTGTATATAACCAATATTGAGCATATACATCTTGCTATCAATAATTTGACATGAATTGTGTTCCACCTTctcataaaaaaatcaaattagaaCAATACTATAGAGTCAGAATATATTTACGGTGCCTTTATAGTGTAATAGTGTAATACTATTTATATTAGATCTAACATAAATAGTATTACACTAGTTGGGTtgtctattaggcctatatttaccCCACAACGTTAAAAGATTGCACGCATTAAACTTACTAACGAATAGCATGTAAAGTTATCAAATAAATTCTTGAAAACGTAATTCTCTATCAATCACGTTTTAACAAATACCGGTAGGCCCACTCTACCCTATTTTTTTTACCCCATACACGCACTGCTTACTTACAAAATCTACTTGATCAGCGACATCCATCCGAAAGTCATATTTGTGAATGCTGTCAGCTGTATGGTATTTATCGCCGGCGGCATACAGTCGTCGAAGCCTGGGTGATTCTTGGCGACTAGAATCGTTCACTTTTACCAGTGGATCTTGTTGGTCATCAATGCTCCACTGATGTTCAACTGGTGTGAATGCTGATACATGATGTGAAGCAAGCAGCTTTGAAACAGGGGGTTCTTCCGCGTCATCATTAGATAAAAGTGGCCTGAACGTGGCACCACCGTGCAAGTCCTGCCGCCACGTACGGTCGTGTCCAACAGATCCCATCTTTCCTAAATACGGTCCACTCATTATTTGGGAATTGAGTGCGAATGGAGCCATTTTCCAGGGGCTGAGTGGGAATGGATGTGTATAATCAGGACCTCCAACTGCCGACTCTATTCGCATTCTGTGAGACGGAATAAACGGTATAAAAGCTTCGGGACCAACATTTTGAAATGACTTCTGAATAAACTGTGGTGTCATAAATGGGTACATGGGCGTGCGGATTGGTGAGTATGTTGGCGCAGGCTCGATTCGCAAACCTCCTTTCACTGGCGATGACAAGGACACAGCGGGCACAGCATTAGTTGAACCTTTAGTACACGTTAAAAGTGATCTCTTGCGGCTTCCTCCATTAAACATTGCTTTGACATCTTCCCACACATGAAGAAGTTCATTGCTGGGATTCTGGTTAGCCAGCTTGATGTGACGTCGCCATGAATTAAAATTAGCAGCATCTGGGTGCTGATACTTCGATTCTGGCAAGCGATGTGAATGAAAGATGAACTTATTTGGTGAAAGGTACACAGTACAAAATTTGCATTTGATGCATTTAGCTCGTGAGCTGTTATATCGACTTGGGATAAAGTTCCCCTGACATCCCCATGAACACGTATGCTGTACTTCGAAGGTGAAATTATCCGGTAGCTTTATGGGTTTTGTTTCTTCTAGAAACGATTTGACGAGTCGTTCTGCTTCGTGTTTAGTGATCATTCCGCAGCGACGGGATGAGATCGGCATCGCCCCGGCTCGACGGAGAATTTCAAGTTGCACAGGAGTACATTGGATGCAAGTTATCCCTAGAGCCACACGGCGGTTATGTATCTCATTGTAGCTGAACTTCTTGAGCAACGTATTCGATATTTGTGCTAGGCACAGTCGCTCCTTGTTGTCAATGATGAGTGAAGCGATCGGAACACCGTAGAGCACTGTTGTCTGACATTGTTCAGAGGACATTTTTGTGCATGTTTCTTCAATAGATTCGACGAAAGGTTTATCCGCCATCTAATGAAAGTGAAATTAATAACAAACTTCAATCAATATTGTTAAAATCATAATTAGCTAATTGTGAGCAAAAATCAATGTTTTGTCGTTACTTAATTGAGTTTATTTATGAATCAGTTTAATTacaacagtataattattataaattaatctGTATTCTCAGGGGTACACAAATATGGACAATTTTGTTTGCTTGAGTGTGTATTAAACtaatgttaggcctatatttatttcTATACGCGCAAcgattgaaattgaaaaacaaaaatcatatataaaatgtgtatgtatttccttttttatttgtttttcgtTTTTGTATTCAGAAAAGAGACGAATAATGAGAGAAGAAGAAGgaatacaattatatattattctCATACACTCCTCAGAATACAAaagaatataaaacaatattttctcGTACAAAAATGATGTATAAAGGCACTACACACATGACGATcaacaataaatagataaacaagtatacatttttcttaTATAAGTTAGAAAGTTTTCATAACACCAGAGTGTTATTCTTAGTGTTGTAACTTTCAACTGTGTTTGGTTTGGTACAATAGTCTGAGTGCTAATGATGAAAAGAAACTGCTAGTAAAATAATAGGAAAGAATGTCAATGTTATCGACGCAGTTTACAGGCGCGATGTTATTAGCCAAGTTAAGAAAATAATGGAAGATAACTCACACCCATTGAATGATAAATATGTTGTAAATAAATCAGGTAGAATTCGTCCTTTAATGTGCAATACCACTCGATGTAGGAACTCATTGTCCACAACTCTATTCATGTTTCCAACTCAACATTTCAAAGATagtttgtttacttgtttactactgtatatagttttaatgtattgtattgatattttttaatgttttatatattgtatgtgtttttaagcatcaaggaaaaccaatttcatgttcgcctggttgtgttcatgacaataaagatttatctttTCTTATCTTATCTAAAACtatataaatgtaatattattatgaccAATAAGAACTATAACATAATTGTAAAGTCACGATATTATTACTCTTATTATTGATCATAacttcatttgattggattttgtacaatattattttcatcaaagacaCCATAAATGGTTGTCTTGTAGTTCTAGAAAGAAACATTtctgtttgttttatgtatggAAATAAATCTCAATTAACGTTGATTGTTACCATCCTAGTGTAAATAGGCATTGTATAACAAAATAGTGATTATGTTAACAAACATAAACAACTAAATGGCCGTTAGTCACAAAACCGAAATTGAAAACATCAACATGTTTACAACAAAGGTCATTATTAAAAGGATTAACATAATTATGAacataataattcaataattataaacaatctaaattatatttaaaacttcCGTGAGAAGGTTGTataataattttgtcaaaactTTACTCAAACTTAAGtaaattatgaatgttttttcAAGGTGGTTTATGAGAAATAACCCGATTTACTGTTTCggaattttctttatttttatatgaaagcATATCAACTTATTATGCTTTTGTTTAAATAAGCTATCTTTTTGTATTCgttttatcaaataaatatgAAGTGTTTAAAGATGGTATTCATAATGAAATGCACCTAAAATGTCCTATTGCCATTTAACATTTGAAATGATTTTGTATTCCATTTCAATTAACTTTACATTTATTGAACTTAAATACATGCGGTGACTTTTTGTACCATTTTTTAACAGAtggatttataaaaaaaaaaaattcctgaCACAACACTATGactttcttaataataataatactattgaCTACCAAGCGTAAATGTTCCCTCATACTGATTATCGTGATAGAGAGTATGCAAAAAATGTCCGATgccgtttatttttttgtattatttactagtgtgttatatttacaattaattttacTGCCATTAATAATAAGGTACAATGTCAAATGTCTTATATAAAAGACAAAACCTCTACATACCtatctttaaaaatatacatttttaagcTCTATTTAATCTTTTAAACTGTCGGAAAGGTGAATAACACAATTTTTACTCAAATTATGTTAAACGTTTACTTTAGAAACAAAATTTTGTAAAAGCAGCAAAAAATGAACATGTTTATAATATTCTACAAATTGcagtataaatataattctCTGTCGTTtagaacaattattaaaaaagacTGCTGATGCAATAGCCTGTTAAAACAATAGGAACATTATAACtacattctattttttttattgtaaaactgAACATTTATCTCTTCTATTCTTAATTTTAGAAAGCTTGTCAATGTAACATTTTCTGCCTGAAatgttaataatgattttaatagAATTATCATTTTAATCTAGTAATCCAATCTTCTGATAACTTACACTTTTTAGTCATCTTTCCTTTAATTTTTGTTGtgtctttgtttaaattttataataaataataataataataataacgctACGGgttaaatgttaatttcattttcaaaatgaaTGTTGTTAAAGAAGAGGTTTGaacttatttatttgttaatttttgataaatattaattattcacgTGTATAATAATCTACATGAATAGTCATTCGTTAACAACATGGTTAAAATATCTTAATGAATTAGTAAATACAAATCAGAGTAGTGTTCGAAATGAATCGAAATGTAAATGAACAACAAATTCAGCAATGACGTGCATGTTTAATCAGTTGAGTTAGCCTTAAGAAAAATCCTCTTTCTCTGTAGCGTATtacaaattgtttattaaatgtataaaatattaaatataatgtcATTGTTATACGTTTTCAACTCAGTTTCTACGTTTTTTACCATACATTTTTTTCGTTTCAGATGGTTTCTTTCTTTcctttttgtaaaaaaaagatCAAAGCGTTCAACaaagaaaattatataacaatttaattaaaaggAGAAAgttcttcattaaagtacttACTGTTATTCAGCTGAGTTTCCAAAAACTTGAAATGTTGTTAAAGATGGATACGGTTATTCGACAACAAACCAATCAAGAATGAAAGCAATTGTAAAGGCAGCAACGGgttttattttcctttaaatGATCAACTGAAAGTCTAAATTTATTACTTCGactataattaattattgtagTATCTTTTGAGGTGAATTTTCTATGGACGAATCAAATACGCATGCGCCTTAAAATGATGAAGTTATTAATTATCCAATGAAAAAATAAGTTATAACTATTGGTATAATACGTATCGTATAATAGGCGTCTTCATGACATATTTGGAACTGCATTATAATGcagagataaaaaaaaagttaggttaattaatattatgtaatttataaatttaacttGCTTTTATATACAACGCATAATTCAATAAACtcgaaatgaaattaatttctataggcctaaattaattcctttttaaataaatgaataaccAAAAAAAGCCTAAACgcagatttatttattataacaatgtaggcctatatcaatacAATGCGACCTTTTAATAAGGCTGTGACTTTTGTTATGTATGTTTACAACTCGTTTTTAAACTTCTAAATGTCATTTTATCATTCATCAGTATTTACACAACATGATAATGCCTTTTATTAGGACTATGTAAGTTTAATTGTAGAGAAGTAGGCCTAGACCTTCGTTTTTTAAGacttatatttttaaaagaccTCATTACATTGTAGATGTTTTTTAGACCATAGAGGAAATATTTAGAAAACTAATTGCTAAGTGAAATTCTCGTATCCTTAACTAGATTTGAAGATTCGTGTACACATGTGACTAGGCCAATTTATCTTATTAAATAGTTTTGTCAAGGTAATTTCACTATTGTACATAAACCAGGCTAATTACAGACACACAGCCCGTGCACGTGCGTTAAATGAGTATGTTCATTATGACTGTTAACCACGCTCAAAATAATGAACACACTTTTATTTTTCCTTAATTCATTATTTTCAACAACCTACAATAATTAGTAAGGAATCGTTTATATGTAATTACAAAGTATTGTACGTAACATCTGACAAcgtgtttttttgtaattgtcTGAACTTAATAATCAGAGATTGGGCTAGAGATCAGTAGTAATGAGCTGAAAAGGCAACTAAACGCAAACACGTCAACCTTGCTGTTCTAAACGTCATTATCCAGATAGTTGAcgcactttttaaaaaataacaacaatcgaTTGTAAATGTTACGAGTGAAATTCGAGAACATCGCGAACTTTAAAGTAAGCTTAGTGTAAAACATGTATGATCTCTCATAAAACATTAACTATATAGCATTGCGCACTATCGAAACGATGATAAAATCTGATCACGTGATGCAATATAACATAATTTGTTGGTTTTaggttaattttaaatttatatgaaTTCCAAATAGTACTAATTACAATTAGAAAcacaaattaaataacaaatttaatgatTAGTTAGTTAGTTTTGTATATAATCTttcaattgtttatattgtaaatGTCGTTTAATTATTAATTGGAAAGTAAGAAATGGTCGGCTACAAAACCATCGTTTGGCAACTCTAGGaatgttgttttatttcaaataagtTTCGATTCGTATCTTTCAAGTATTATTTTAATGGGTGATCATTGTAGTTTACATATACATATACCATGACAACTTAGGCACAACGCGTGAGTTGACCGATcgcaagcgacagttcggatgatccattgCGTCGtggttggtcaaattacttgcctTTGCGTGCTTTCTGGTTaatgaaaactaaaaatatttttttaataaacatgaATGTAAACTTCGACGGTATAAATCGCCCATTAAATTCGTTTAAAAgtgaaatgtatttaaaatacaacaaaGGTAGTAACTCTAGTTAAAGCTTGATgctaatttgaccaatcacaagcgatggattatccaaACTCGCTtccttgtcattggt
This genomic stretch from Antedon mediterranea chromosome 11, ecAntMedi1.1, whole genome shotgun sequence harbors:
- the LOC140062023 gene encoding SKI family transcriptional corepressor 1 homolog-B-like; protein product: MADKPFVESIEETCTKMSSEQCQTTVLYGVPIASLIIDNKERLCLAQISNTLLKKFSYNEIHNRRVALGITCIQCTPVQLEILRRAGAMPISSRRCGMITKHEAERLVKSFLEETKPIKLPDNFTFEVQHTCSWGCQGNFIPSRYNSSRAKCIKCKFCTVYLSPNKFIFHSHRLPESKYQHPDAANFNSWRRHIKLANQNPSNELLHVWEDVKAMFNGGSRKRSLLTCTKGSTNAVPAVSLSSPVKGGLRIEPAPTYSPIRTPMYPFMTPQFIQKSFQNVAPGKWLHSHSIPK
- the LOC140063204 gene encoding uncharacterized protein, with translation MGSVGHDRTWRQDLHGGATFRPLLSNDDAEEPPVSKLLASHHVSAFTPVEHQWSIDDQQDPLVKVNDSSRQESPRLRRLYAAGDKYHTADSIHKYDFRMDVADQVDFTKCVDSFGEQRGRCLPIRTKRRAASFEDSSSVRDQDLKQLSRSELEAKLEEAQTALNNMSSSSKTSPTGALDSDN